CCCCCTGAACCTAGTCCCGTTGTCATTGCTGTAAGCCTCGCCTCTCTCCGGGTCTACGTAAACCCTGTACTCCCTATCCCCCATCGAAGAACCTACAACAGCTTCCTTACCACTTATGAGGCTAACTCGGCCATCCGCGATGGAGCCAAGCGCCTCTAATACCTTTATTCTTGGAGGCATGTCCAGCACTTTGCCTACAATGGCCACGTTAGACGAAACTCCCTGATCCTAATAACGCTTTCCGTGCAGATAGTGTGAGTGAGCCGCCGGGATCTGGTTAACGGGAAAGCTTTTGAATTAGGCTCGCAAGCGAATAATGGTGCTGGTGCACTTCACTTTCAGTAGCGGCTGCTCCTCGGCGATTTCTCCCCCCTCGACCTTCACCTTGCGCTCTGTCCTCGCGATGAGCAAACCGGGCTCCTTCAGCTTGAGAACGGCTTCGTCTTCAAAGATGCATGCGTGATCGATGCCTCGAGGCATGATATAGACGTTGTTTAAACCCACAGGGTCTAGCCAGCCGCGCCTGGGAGCTATTATGAACAGCTTCACCCCCATCGGTTCGAGCTCGAATTGCAGCTCACCATCTCCCAGTTCCCCGCTGAAGTACTCGTAAACCCAGTACTTCCCCGGTGGGAGCAGCGCGTCAGGGGGTGCCACATGGCCTCTCACCACAGCGTCATCCCTATGGATGTTAAAGGCCGCTACGATGCCATACGTTCCGACACCATCCACGGTGACATGGGTGAAGATCTTGAGGGGGACAGCCTCGTTATAGGGATCGCGCATGAGGCTATCCTCGGTGGGTAGGGCTGGAAAATCGGGGAGAGGTAAGCTCCCGTCGCTGAACGCGAGTGGCTTAACGATCTCCGCTACTGTTTTCCCGGGCTCATCCGTCACGTAGACGGGACCCCCGCTGACTGCTCGGGCTACGGCTTGCTGGAGGGCCCATGGATCGTGGCTCTGGAACATGTCCCAGTCGGGCCAAACGACTTGAGACATGAACAGGGCATTGTAAGCGTTAAAGTACAGGTGGAGCTTGTCCCTCGACTTCCTGTGCGGAACTATGTAGTCGACGCAGTTCCTCGCAACCGTTGAGCGTAGCCAGTTGAAAGCATTCTCAGGCTGCTGGGCCATGCAGTTGAGAACCTCCAGCGAGTTCACGTAAGCCGCGGCTTCAAGACCCTCGTGCAGCTCGCGCGCAGCCCTCTCGATGGGGGTACGCCCAGAGTAGGCGTAGCCGACGAAAGACTGATTATCGACCTTGACGAAGTCGAAACCCCACCTCCTAAGCTCGGTGTACCAATCCTTGAAGAGCTCGAAGGCTTTCAGCGGGTTGGGTACGAGGTAGTTGTCTATCTCGACCAGATGCTCGCGCCACCGCTCGGCGAGCTCGCTACCCTTAGCTACTCCACCCCAGTGAACGTTGAGCGTGTGCCAGAGTCCGACGTACTTGGCGCCGAGCTTCTTCAACTCGCTAATCAGGGGGGCGAAGCCTCCCGGGAACTTTCTCTCATCAGGGAGCAGCCTCCTTATCCTCTGCCCAGGCCACGGGGCCGTCTCCTCGTCCTGCCACCCGTCGTCGATGAGGACGAAGCCCGCTTTAACCCCCTTTTCGAGAAGCGATTTATAGGCTGCCAGGACCTTCTCAGCTGTCGGTTCACGCCAGCACGCGTTCCAGCTGCACCAACCCAGGTAGCGGAACACGTCGGGGAGACTCTTGTTCCTCCTTAGGGTTTCCGGCTTTCCCAGCAGTGTTAACGTTGCCTCGTAAGCAGCCTCAACGGCCCTGTAGGGGCTTGGTGAAGCCGAAAGGGTTAGGAGAAGGGCTTTCTTCCATCGCGTGGGCGCAGCGCCGTGAAGTAGCACACTAAACTCCTTACCGTCAAATTTGGAGATGTATCCTCGAGCACCCGAGTTTGACACAGGCAGGATGAAAAGGTAGCCTTCGGAACCCCTACAAAGCAACTGGGAAACCTTCAGGTTCCT
This genomic interval from Thermofilaceae archaeon contains the following:
- a CDS encoding Sip1-related alpha-galactosidase, encoding MARISSSGVEISIEKAGFRFSFKPRLALVREPSDPTSIELLPGVARVRYPEGVGVLHFIEPSAETTVIVAEAEGASESGLVAELRARLEGFDRLLLYHFTYDPDRYFQDAPEPYQYPQLREAGEFEYCPWSYPLHASSFDGLPRNLKVSQLLCRGSEGYLFILPVSNSGARGYISKFDGKEFSVLLHGAAPTRWKKALLLTLSASPSPYRAVEAAYEATLTLLGKPETLRRNKSLPDVFRYLGWCSWNACWREPTAEKVLAAYKSLLEKGVKAGFVLIDDGWQDEETAPWPGQRIRRLLPDERKFPGGFAPLISELKKLGAKYVGLWHTLNVHWGGVAKGSELAERWREHLVEIDNYLVPNPLKAFELFKDWYTELRRWGFDFVKVDNQSFVGYAYSGRTPIERAARELHEGLEAAAYVNSLEVLNCMAQQPENAFNWLRSTVARNCVDYIVPHRKSRDKLHLYFNAYNALFMSQVVWPDWDMFQSHDPWALQQAVARAVSGGPVYVTDEPGKTVAEIVKPLAFSDGSLPLPDFPALPTEDSLMRDPYNEAVPLKIFTHVTVDGVGTYGIVAAFNIHRDDAVVRGHVAPPDALLPPGKYWVYEYFSGELGDGELQFELEPMGVKLFIIAPRRGWLDPVGLNNVYIMPRGIDHACIFEDEAVLKLKEPGLLIARTERKVKVEGGEIAEEQPLLKVKCTSTIIRLRA